One genomic region from Thermoplasma sp. Kam2015 encodes:
- a CDS encoding MFS transporter has translation MKNGTLIAIRSFIVSAGATAASSFIGVFGVFIGATAVEMGWLQSTANAISNGGQILWGRLSDRFGRRKPFLISGSVVLAVLWYMLSYIRTPLGLIMVYAAISLFGSLITVNWFSLIADQINSTVRGRFLSIVNVLSSIGTIASLIAMVFLFRGSVTRDIFIPFSAAAGSYIISAVLMAFLNESSAARKFSGNLMITLKNLRRENRLFYRYFMAMNVQGLFWSMAWPMFPMTIVLVMKFDLSQVALLTIASLFTSVVVQYLLGRITDRVSRPPLIFGNRVMLSAIPLFYAFFSNFREFVAMEIYSGILGSIQNVVMNSYLLDIVPDGHRAEYISIMNGFNGLVYLIGALSGGYILAFMEALFPIRTALIYSYMIVFAGRFISAFLFIGLREPDQKGRAPLGLYSFLLRSKQPGSPSGGTMRAR, from the coding sequence ATGAAGAACGGCACCCTGATAGCCATAAGATCGTTTATCGTTTCAGCCGGTGCAACGGCCGCCAGCAGCTTCATAGGAGTATTCGGTGTATTCATAGGTGCAACGGCTGTGGAGATGGGCTGGCTGCAGTCCACAGCAAACGCAATATCAAACGGTGGCCAGATACTGTGGGGGCGCCTCAGCGACAGGTTCGGGAGGAGAAAGCCATTTCTGATCTCAGGCAGCGTTGTCCTGGCCGTCCTGTGGTATATGCTGAGCTACATAAGGACCCCGCTTGGCCTCATCATGGTGTACGCCGCCATATCGCTCTTCGGATCCTTGATCACCGTGAACTGGTTCTCGCTCATAGCTGATCAGATAAACAGCACTGTGCGCGGTAGATTCCTTTCAATAGTCAACGTGCTGAGTTCCATAGGCACGATAGCTTCGCTTATAGCCATGGTCTTCCTTTTCAGAGGAAGCGTGACACGGGACATCTTCATACCGTTCTCCGCTGCGGCCGGATCATACATCATATCTGCGGTGCTTATGGCATTCCTGAACGAATCAAGCGCAGCGAGGAAATTCTCCGGCAACCTGATGATCACACTGAAGAACCTGAGGCGCGAAAACAGGCTCTTCTACAGGTATTTCATGGCCATGAACGTGCAGGGCCTCTTCTGGTCCATGGCATGGCCGATGTTCCCCATGACCATAGTTCTTGTTATGAAATTCGATCTATCGCAGGTTGCCCTGCTCACCATAGCCTCGCTCTTCACTTCGGTTGTGGTGCAGTATCTGCTCGGTAGGATAACTGACAGGGTTAGCAGGCCCCCGCTGATATTCGGAAACAGGGTCATGCTCAGCGCAATACCGCTGTTCTACGCCTTCTTCTCCAATTTCAGGGAGTTCGTAGCAATGGAGATATACAGCGGCATACTCGGATCAATACAGAATGTGGTCATGAACTCCTATCTTCTTGACATAGTGCCAGATGGACACAGGGCGGAGTACATATCCATCATGAACGGCTTCAACGGCCTGGTGTACCTCATCGGAGCGCTGTCCGGCGGCTACATACTCGCGTTCATGGAGGCGCTGTTTCCAATAAGAACTGCGCTGATATACTCCTACATGATCGTGTTCGCGGGCAGGTTCATCTCGGCGTTTCTCTTCATAGGCCTCAGAGAGCCGGATCAGAAGGGACGAGCTCCGCTGGGCCTGTATTCATTCCTCCTGCGTTCTAAGCAGCCCGGGAGCCCGTCCGGCGGCACAATGCGAGCACGTTGA
- a CDS encoding DMT family transporter, with translation MNTERAMRYRMLAYAIVGSALWGLSGTVSSILFDRYGMPFSTLVTIRMVFSGLILLAISRGFVGMRHIWTFLTFAIPGLFGVQILYLATISYSNAPVATLLQFLFFPMVAVYDYAMSRGISLPYLVFSLILSVMGIYELTTGFPTGGESVRIGTLTTALGLATAAAAALYTVTSSKVVKEYGGIKTVSSGMLIGGIVSVPFGSYSGYLYFYHIPHGDVLPVIGLTLFVIIFGTALAFYLYIGSMRYISPVEAAVSGTLEPVAAALSSYMLLGIGLSAMQYFGGLLILLAILVIVMAKNRRY, from the coding sequence TTGAATACCGAGCGGGCGATGAGGTACAGGATGCTGGCGTATGCGATAGTGGGATCTGCACTGTGGGGTCTTTCTGGAACTGTGTCTTCCATACTGTTCGATCGCTACGGCATGCCCTTCTCTACCCTTGTGACCATACGCATGGTCTTCTCCGGGTTGATACTGCTGGCGATCTCCCGGGGCTTCGTAGGCATGCGCCATATATGGACGTTCCTCACGTTCGCAATACCGGGCCTCTTCGGTGTACAGATACTCTATCTGGCCACCATATCCTATTCCAATGCCCCTGTTGCGACCCTTCTCCAGTTCCTGTTCTTCCCCATGGTTGCCGTCTACGATTACGCCATGTCGAGGGGCATATCCCTTCCTTACCTTGTATTTTCGCTCATCCTCTCTGTAATGGGAATATACGAGCTGACAACAGGCTTTCCAACAGGAGGTGAATCTGTGCGCATAGGCACACTTACAACCGCCCTCGGTCTTGCCACGGCAGCCGCCGCAGCGCTGTATACGGTGACCTCGTCGAAGGTGGTGAAGGAGTACGGCGGCATTAAAACGGTATCGTCCGGCATGTTGATCGGCGGCATCGTTTCCGTACCGTTTGGATCATACTCCGGATACCTGTACTTCTATCACATACCGCATGGCGATGTGCTTCCGGTCATAGGGCTCACGCTTTTCGTCATAATTTTCGGCACGGCGCTTGCCTTCTATCTCTACATCGGAAGCATGAGGTACATCAGCCCTGTTGAGGCCGCAGTATCGGGCACGCTTGAACCAGTGGCTGCAGCCCTATCATCGTACATGCTGCTTGGGATAGGCCTCAGCGCCATGCAGTACTTCGGAGGCCTGCTGATATTGCTGGCCATACTCGTCATAGTCATGGCAAAGAACCGAAGATACTGA
- a CDS encoding MBL fold metallo-hydrolase, whose amino-acid sequence MTPQKIDMDGHSLFFKNIASGSKGNCTLIWDDSDLIVIDLGITMRKFMESFKALSLENREISLFISHEHSDHIGGVPITSKYVDMDIYARPAIAHSFRKKTYEMDGTLVVGNFEIRAFEIPHDAADPVGFSVHWHDRKISVVSDLGKVTDRVIDGVKDSDILAFESNHDVEMLRTGSYPEVLKRRILSDHGHLSNEQSAEAIAKVSTDRTRIILTHLSQENNTPETAIKEVKSYLDNRNVPYMSIETADQYRGSSLYVLER is encoded by the coding sequence TTGACCCCACAGAAGATCGACATGGACGGGCATTCGCTCTTCTTCAAGAACATCGCCAGCGGAAGCAAGGGAAACTGCACTCTCATCTGGGACGACAGTGATCTCATAGTCATAGATCTTGGAATAACGATGAGGAAGTTCATGGAATCGTTCAAGGCCCTCTCGCTGGAAAACAGGGAAATATCGCTGTTCATAAGCCATGAGCATTCCGACCATATCGGCGGCGTTCCCATAACATCAAAATATGTAGATATGGATATATATGCAAGACCGGCCATAGCGCATTCCTTCAGGAAGAAGACGTACGAGATGGACGGAACCCTCGTTGTTGGCAATTTTGAGATAAGGGCATTCGAAATACCGCATGATGCTGCTGATCCAGTGGGTTTTTCTGTGCACTGGCATGATCGCAAGATATCAGTTGTATCCGATCTGGGCAAGGTCACGGATCGCGTGATCGATGGCGTGAAGGATTCAGACATTCTCGCATTCGAGTCAAACCACGATGTTGAGATGCTCAGGACAGGCAGCTATCCGGAGGTTCTGAAGAGGAGGATACTCAGCGACCACGGCCATCTCTCCAATGAGCAGTCTGCCGAGGCCATAGCAAAGGTCTCTACGGATCGCACCAGGATAATACTCACGCACCTCAGCCAGGAGAACAACACGCCGGAAACGGCTATCAAAGAGGTAAAGAGCTACCTTGACAACAGAAATGTGCCGTATATGAGCATAGAAACGGCTGATCAGTATAGGGGAAGCAGCCTCTACGTCCTTGAAAGATGA
- a CDS encoding glycosyltransferase family A protein, with translation MATAFNRREFLRHALLSLINQDADPDSFEIVVSKNFYDQRVDELCSDRGIRDVTTDSSSSGERVYDALHASHGEFVLFLDDDDIFYRTKVSRVMQVISMDGIAFYRNAIFPVTADGHVAAGYQPHMDAPLRIDRPGRSDAHRMRRLNCMFNSSSMGILRDILDDHAGDLRRIALAVDTFYFAMALSTGRPVYCDSSVESIYRIMPRSTSRDLRSFSSFVAFEKSFLHRYVPDLERINDMVRGTPAEAFMESELSIYEMLLYVFEDDECESRPPISRRLRFLRMRFPCSLMYSRTLRNLAMECEFRRDMGRIYGDVR, from the coding sequence ATAGCCACCGCATTCAACAGGAGGGAATTTCTGAGGCATGCACTGCTTTCCCTGATCAACCAGGATGCGGATCCCGATTCCTTCGAGATCGTTGTTTCCAAGAACTTCTACGATCAGCGAGTTGACGAACTGTGCTCCGATCGCGGCATAAGGGATGTGACCACCGATTCCTCGTCATCCGGCGAACGCGTATACGATGCCCTGCATGCTTCACATGGAGAGTTCGTACTGTTTCTGGATGATGATGACATATTTTACAGGACAAAGGTTTCGCGCGTTATGCAGGTGATATCGATGGACGGAATTGCATTTTACAGGAATGCGATATTCCCGGTTACTGCGGATGGCCATGTGGCGGCAGGATACCAGCCCCACATGGATGCGCCGCTGCGCATAGATCGCCCGGGCAGATCGGATGCCCATCGCATGCGCAGGCTGAACTGCATGTTCAACAGCAGCTCCATGGGCATTTTAAGGGACATCCTGGACGACCATGCTGGCGATCTTAGGCGGATAGCGCTGGCCGTTGATACATTCTATTTCGCGATGGCCCTATCCACTGGAAGGCCAGTATACTGCGACAGCAGCGTTGAATCGATATATCGCATAATGCCCAGGAGCACGTCAAGGGATCTGCGGAGCTTCAGCAGCTTCGTGGCCTTCGAAAAATCGTTCCTCCACAGGTACGTGCCGGATCTCGAAAGGATCAATGATATGGTGCGCGGTACGCCGGCCGAAGCCTTCATGGAATCGGAGCTCTCCATCTACGAGATGCTGCTTTACGTCTTCGAGGATGATGAGTGCGAAAGCAGGCCTCCCATCTCCCGCCGTTTGAGGTTCCTCAGAATGAGGTTTCCCTGTTCACTCATGTATTCCCGAACTCTGAGAAATCTTGCGATGGAGTGCGAGTTCAGGAGGGATATGGGGCGCATATACGGAGATGTGCGTTGA